ATCGCGCAGAATTCACCGCACATCGTACAGACATCAGATTCGGTTGGCGGACTTTCCTCCCGCATTGTTTTCGCTCGTTTCGGATCAATCGCATATTCGAGCATCTTATCCCAATCGAGCGATTTCCGCGCTTTTGCCATCTGGATATCCCACTCGAGCGCACCGGGAAGTCCTTTAGCGATATCCGCAGCATGCGCAGCTATCCGGGTAACGATAACTCCTTCGTATACCTCTTCGACTGTGGGCAACCGTAAATGTTCGGATTTGGTAACGTAACATAAGAAATCAGCACCTGCTGATGCTGCTATCGCTCCGCCAATTGCGGCAGTGATATGGTCATATCCGGGTGCAACATCGGTTACTAGCGGTCCAAGAACATAAAACGGTGCTTCTTTACATAGCTGTTTTTCAATCTGCATATTCATTCCAATCTGATTCAACGGAACATGTCCCGGTCCTTCTATCATCACCTGAACACCGGCATCCCACGCTCGTTGGGTTAGTTCACCCAAGATAATCAACTCTTCAATTTGTGCACGGTCAGTAGCATCAGCTAAACAACCGGGACGAAATCCATCACCTAAACTAAGCGTAATATCATATTTTCGCGCTATTTCAAGAAGCCGATCATAATGTTCATAAAACGGATTCTCTTGTTCATTATATATCATCCATTCGAGAGTTAATGCACCACCGCGACTGACTACATCGGTTATTCGACCCTGTTCTTGCATCGCGTTCAATGTACGCCAGCATACCCCGCAATGGATGGTCATGAAATCTACTCCCTGTTCCGCTTGATTAACCACTTCAGCAAACAGTTCGTCTTCTGTGAGTTCAACAATAGCTCGTTGTGATTGTTTCGCCGTAACTGCCGCACCATATATCGG
This portion of the bacterium genome encodes:
- the thiC gene encoding phosphomethylpyrimidine synthase ThiC — encoded protein: MTQLESARKKIVTSEMQLVAKLENLDTNWLCDQIAIGKIVLPYNPKHSPKHPCAIGKGTRTKVNANIGSSPDVPQVENELRKLNAALEAKTDTVMDLSTGGDILLIRSKVIEHSPVPVGTVPIYGAAVTAKQSQRAIVELTEDELFAEVVNQAEQGVDFMTIHCGVCWRTLNAMQEQGRITDVVSRGGALTLEWMIYNEQENPFYEHYDRLLEIARKYDITLSLGDGFRPGCLADATDRAQIEELIILGELTQRAWDAGVQVMIEGPGHVPLNQIGMNMQIEKQLCKEAPFYVLGPLVTDVAPGYDHITAAIGGAIAASAGADFLCYVTKSEHLRLPTVEEVYEGVIVTRIAAHAADIAKGLPGALEWDIQMAKARKSLDWDKMLEYAIDPKRAKTMREESPPTESDVCTMCGEFCAMKGMTEYLRKPHKSKIQSLRSRK